Proteins encoded by one window of Arachis hypogaea cultivar Tifrunner chromosome 1, arahy.Tifrunner.gnm2.J5K5, whole genome shotgun sequence:
- the LOC112797482 gene encoding uncharacterized protein, giving the protein MMPPEIIDLTEGEASPPPPSRFSDGPTILNFAVVDPVLSDFQNHATTTSVWPSSMHIYDPSANPSHYHYQGSNNNSSSFFFQPYMHAHHHHHQPDCLTANWTLRDHELFLMGLSNYGRGRWSKIARHYLHNKTPQQVQSYANRFFSHQSPSPPPSSSTTQHFYNFRIRNPSSSSTYPSSGDEPIKKTLMLFPEKKEHNEMFATRETAATTTNTAANNYEYGFLFGIIPTTTTIGASSSSFMSGSGNYYEEIDLELRLGSS; this is encoded by the exons ATGATGCCTCCTGAAATTATTGATCTTACAGAAGGAGAAGCATCTCCTCCACCACCATCAAGATTTTCAGATGGACCAACAATTCTTAACTTTGCTGTGGTCGATCCGGTCCtatccgattttcagaaccatgctACTACTACTAGTGTGTGGCCATCTTCAATGCATATCTATGATCCTTCTGCTAATCCTTCTCATTATCATTATCAGGGTTCTAATAATAATAGTAGCAGCTTCTTCTTCCAACCCTACATGCatgctcatcatcatcatcatcaacccgATTGCCTCACTGCTAATTGGACTCTCAGAGACCATGA GTTATTTCTGATGGGACTAAGCAATTATGGAAGAGGACGTTGGAGTAAAATAGCTAGACACTATCTTCATAACAAGACACCACAACAAGTTCAGAGCTATGCTAATAGATTCTTTAGCCACCaatcaccatcaccaccaccatcatcatcaacaacacaACACTTCTACAACTTTAGAATAAGaaacccttcctcatcatcaacaTACCCTTCTTCCGGAGATGAACCAATTAAGAAAACGCTCATGCTTTTTCCCGAGAAGAAAGAGCATAATGAAATGTTTGCTACTAGAGAAACCGCCGCTACTACTACCAATACCGCCGCTAATAACTATGAATATGGATTCTTGTTTGGAATAATCCCAACAACAACTACTATTGGTGCAAGCTCTTCTTCTTTCATGAGTGGTAGTGGAAACTATTATGAAGAAATTGATTTGGAGTTGCGTTTGGGTAGTAGTTGA
- the LOC112797487 gene encoding actin-related protein 6 gives MSSTNVVVLDNGGGLIKAGFGGERDPAVILPNCLYRVPSSKKWLHPHPLPTTTTSTDSSAAEPDLTSAAVRRPLDRGYLINSDLQREIWSHLFSSILRINPTQSSLLVTEPLFTLPSIQRSLDELVFEDFNFRALYVADSPSLVHLYEASRRPDGLVSRAQCSLVVDCGFSFTHASPVFQNFTLNYGVKRIDLGGKALTNYLKELVSFRSVNVMEETFLIDDVKEKLCFVSLDVPRDLRLARESGKENLFRCTYVLPDGITYTKGFVKHPERIHNYLALKDGTCGFPPLPEETKGNMNRPEIAEMPQDRNRIDLSKNEFDLTNERFLVPEMIFQPANLGMNEAGLAECIVRAVNSCHPHLHPVLYESIILTGGSTLFPQFSERLEKELRPLVPDDYHVKITTQEDPILGVWRGGSLLASSPDFEAMCVTKSEYEELGSVRCRKRFFH, from the exons ATGTCCTCCACCAATGTCGTTGTTCTAGACAACGGCGGCGGCCTCATCAAAGCTGGCTTCGGCGGCGAACGCGACCCCGCCGTCATTCTCCCTAACTGCCTCTACCGCGTCCCCTCCTCCAAAAAATGGCTTCACCCACACCCTCTTCCAACCACAACTACTTCCACCGATTCCTCCGCCGCGGAGCCGGACCTCACCTCCGCCGCCGTCCGGCGCCCATTGGACCGAGGATACCTAATAAACTCCGATCTCCAACGAGAAATCTGGTCGCACCTCTTCTCGTCAATCCTGCGCATAAACCCAACGCAGTCCTCTCTTCTCGTCACCGAACCCTTGTTCACTCTTCCCTCCATTCAGCGCTCACTGGACGAGCTCGTCTTCGAAGATTTCAATTTTAGGGCACTGTACGTGGCAGATTCCCCCTCGCTGGTGCACCTGTACGAAGCAAGTCGCAGGCCCGACGGGCTTGTGTCTCGGGCCCAGTGCAGCCTTGTTGTTGATTGCGGGTTCTCTTTCACGCATGCTTCGCCTGTGTTTCAGAATTTCACGCTGAATTATGGTGTTAAGAGAATCGATTTGGGTGGGAAGGCGCTTACTAATTACCTGAAGGAGCTTGTTTCGTTTCGGTCTGTTAATGTGATGGAGGAGACCTTCCTCATTGATGATGTCAAAGAGAAGCTCTGTTTCGTCTCCCTTGATGTGCCGCGCGATCTCCGCCTTGCCAG ggaaagtggaaaagaaaatctCTTCAGGTGCACATATGTGCTTCCCGATGGTATCACATACACCAAGGGTTTTGTTAAGCATCCAGAGCGAATACACAACTATCTTGCCTTGAAGGATGGCACTTGTGGCTTTcctcctcttccagaggaaacaAAGGGGAATATGAACCGCCCAGAAATTGCTGAGATGCCTCAAGACCGAAACAGAATTGATCTATCGAAAAAT GAATTTGACTTGACAAATGAACGGTTTCTTGTCCCTGAGATGATCTTCCAACCTGCCAATTTGG GTATGAATGAAGCTGGGCTAGCAGAATGTATTGTTCGAGCTGTCAATTCGTGCCATCCACATCTCCACCCTGTACTCTATGAAAG CATAATTTTAACCGGTGGAAGCACGCTGTTTCCTCAGTTTTCTGAGAGATT AGAGAAGGAGCTCCGACCACTAGTTCCCGATGACTATCATGTGAAGATAACTACTCAAGAAGA TCCTATACTAGGTGTTTGGCGTGGAGGATCTCTGTTGGCGTCAAGTCCAGATTTTGAAGCAATGTGTGTAACTAAGTCTGAGTATGAGGAGCTTGGTTCTGTTAGATGTCGCAAGAGATTCTTTCATTAA